One Deltaproteobacteria bacterium DNA segment encodes these proteins:
- a CDS encoding GNAT family N-acetyltransferase gives MEFEAWLKQNCPQKVATAEDAIGKIKRGSRLFIGTGCGEPQFLIHELMRNPAVSDIMIYQMLSSTLSQYVDKPEFHLRFSLKAFFVSQSMRKAAFEGKIDYVPAYLSQIPKLFSSQRIGLDVALIQVSPPDRYGYCSLGVSVDVTRSGAENARFVIAQVNPQMPRTWGDSFMHVDDFHMIVVKDEPLVDSLPTVTDEEVARRIALYVSELVEDGATLQIGFGQIPFSILKYLDHKKDLGIHTQMITDGFLPLIEKGVITNKKKSFLPGRIVASLCMGTKKLYDHVDNNPLYYFRSSEFVNDPSVIARNDRLISISSALEVDLTGQVCTDSMGYVFYSGIGDQVDFLRGSAMSKGGFSIIALPSTAKNGRVSRIVPHLSEGAGVATTRGDVNFVVTEYGIAELAGQSIYQRVLELAQIAHPKFRGELIEAAKARRYIFADQMPPPEDDLLFLEEYKTQACLKNGKTVEFRALMPSDEVSYREFLYSLNDESIYYRFFHLKRLFSHAVVQKQWASVDYRKNMTIIGLGPKGGYKEIVAVGSYAATDRKNWAEVAFVTRENYQRLGMASYLLGSLEKIARENGYRGFTATVLRDNIPMITVFEKRYPHAVTSVEPGGEVVIDMEFK, from the coding sequence GTGGAATTTGAAGCCTGGCTGAAACAAAACTGCCCGCAGAAGGTCGCCACAGCCGAAGACGCCATCGGAAAGATCAAGCGGGGAAGCCGTCTGTTCATAGGCACCGGGTGCGGGGAGCCGCAATTCCTTATCCACGAACTCATGCGCAACCCGGCTGTCTCCGACATAATGATCTATCAGATGCTTTCCTCCACCCTGTCGCAATACGTGGACAAGCCCGAATTCCATTTAAGGTTTTCCTTGAAGGCCTTTTTCGTCAGCCAGAGCATGAGAAAGGCCGCGTTTGAAGGCAAGATCGACTACGTGCCCGCCTACCTGTCCCAGATTCCCAAGCTCTTTTCCAGCCAGCGCATCGGCCTTGACGTGGCCCTGATCCAGGTGAGCCCCCCCGACCGCTACGGCTACTGCAGCCTCGGGGTTTCGGTGGACGTTACAAGAAGCGGCGCGGAAAACGCCCGCTTCGTCATAGCCCAGGTGAACCCCCAGATGCCGCGCACCTGGGGCGACAGCTTCATGCATGTGGACGACTTTCACATGATAGTGGTGAAGGACGAGCCTTTGGTGGACTCGCTTCCCACAGTCACGGACGAGGAGGTGGCCCGCAGGATCGCCCTTTACGTGTCCGAACTCGTCGAGGACGGGGCCACCCTCCAGATAGGCTTCGGGCAGATTCCCTTTTCGATCTTAAAATACCTGGACCACAAGAAGGACCTTGGCATTCACACCCAGATGATTACCGACGGCTTTCTTCCCCTGATCGAAAAAGGAGTCATCACCAACAAGAAAAAATCCTTCCTTCCGGGCCGCATAGTGGCGAGCCTGTGCATGGGCACCAAAAAGCTCTACGACCACGTGGACAACAACCCGCTCTACTATTTCCGAAGCTCGGAGTTCGTCAACGACCCCTCGGTGATCGCCCGGAACGACAGGCTCATCTCCATCTCGTCGGCCCTCGAAGTTGACCTCACGGGCCAGGTCTGCACCGACTCCATGGGCTACGTGTTCTATTCGGGCATAGGCGACCAGGTGGATTTTCTCCGGGGCTCGGCCATGTCCAAGGGCGGGTTTTCCATCATCGCCCTTCCCTCCACCGCCAAGAACGGCAGGGTCAGCCGTATCGTGCCGCACCTTTCCGAAGGCGCCGGAGTCGCCACCACGCGCGGCGACGTAAATTTCGTGGTGACCGAATACGGCATAGCCGAGCTTGCCGGCCAGAGCATCTACCAGAGGGTTCTGGAACTGGCCCAGATAGCCCACCCCAAGTTTCGGGGGGAGCTCATAGAGGCCGCCAAGGCCCGGCGCTACATATTCGCCGACCAGATGCCGCCGCCTGAGGACGATCTTCTCTTTTTGGAGGAGTACAAGACCCAGGCCTGCCTCAAAAACGGAAAGACCGTGGAGTTCCGGGCCCTGATGCCTTCGGACGAGGTTTCATACCGCGAGTTCCTTTATTCACTCAACGATGAGTCCATCTACTACCGGTTTTTCCACTTGAAACGCCTGTTCAGCCACGCCGTGGTTCAAAAGCAGTGGGCCAGCGTGGATTACCGCAAGAACATGACCATCATTGGCCTGGGCCCCAAGGGCGGGTACAAGGAAATCGTCGCCGTGGGCTCATACGCGGCCACTGACCGCAAGAACTGGGCCGAGGTGGCCTTTGTCACCCGCGAAAACTACCAGCGCCTTGGAATGGCCTCCTATCTTCTGGGAAGCCTTGAAAAAATCGCCCGTGAAAACGGCTACAGGGGCTTCACCGCAACGGTCCTCCGGGACAACATCCCAATGATCACCGTCTTCGAGAAGCGCTACCCCCACGCCGTGACCTCGGTTGAGCCGGGCGGGGAAGTGGTGATTGACATGGAGTTTAAATGA
- the gspF gene encoding type II secretion system inner membrane protein GspF yields the protein MPVFEYSALDGKGKKRTGIVDADSPFTARQKLRDDGLFPTGIKETAKTAEDGQSSKSIRIPGLFGGVKTRSVSIMTRQLATLAGAGMPLVTALEILVPQTDNPRLKKVMAQVKDCIVEGQSLAQALARHPKIFPSIYINMVRAGEASGALEIVLSRLADLFERQEASKLRVQKAMVYPVVMMFLGTAVMMVLMVYIVPSITAIFQEVDRALPTPTRILLGVSSAIRSFWWVMAAAIAAAAFMLNRARRTEKGRLYVDETILKIPILGGLVLKLAVARFSRTLGSLLANGVPMLAALEIVKAVVDNQVLRNMVAQASEKVGEGRGLGESLAAGGLFPVVAVQMMGVGEHSGALEAMLEKVADLYQGEAEAAIDSMTTLLEPVMILCMAVVVGFVVISILLPIFEMSQLAG from the coding sequence ATGCCGGTTTTTGAATACAGCGCCCTTGACGGAAAGGGGAAAAAACGCACGGGCATCGTGGATGCAGACAGCCCCTTCACCGCCCGCCAGAAGCTCAGGGACGACGGCCTTTTCCCCACCGGGATCAAGGAAACCGCAAAGACTGCGGAAGACGGGCAATCCTCGAAATCCATCCGGATACCCGGCCTTTTCGGCGGGGTGAAAACCCGGTCGGTGTCCATCATGACGCGCCAGCTCGCCACCCTTGCCGGGGCCGGAATGCCCCTTGTGACGGCCCTGGAAATCCTGGTTCCCCAAACCGACAACCCTCGCCTCAAAAAGGTGATGGCCCAGGTTAAGGACTGCATAGTGGAGGGCCAGAGCCTTGCCCAGGCCCTTGCCCGGCATCCCAAGATATTCCCCTCCATTTACATCAACATGGTGCGGGCCGGGGAGGCCTCCGGCGCTCTGGAAATCGTACTTTCCCGCCTTGCCGACCTCTTCGAGCGCCAGGAGGCTTCAAAGCTCCGGGTCCAGAAGGCCATGGTCTACCCGGTTGTGATGATGTTCCTGGGAACCGCCGTCATGATGGTGCTCATGGTTTATATCGTGCCATCCATCACCGCCATCTTCCAGGAGGTGGACAGGGCGTTGCCCACGCCCACGCGTATTCTTCTGGGGGTAAGCTCAGCCATCCGCTCCTTCTGGTGGGTCATGGCCGCAGCAATCGCCGCTGCGGCCTTCATGCTGAACCGCGCCCGCCGCACGGAAAAGGGGCGGCTCTACGTGGACGAGACCATCCTCAAAATCCCCATCCTGGGCGGGCTGGTTTTGAAACTCGCGGTAGCCCGGTTTTCCCGCACCTTAGGCTCGCTCCTCGCCAACGGGGTTCCCATGCTGGCGGCCCTTGAAATCGTAAAGGCCGTGGTGGACAATCAGGTTCTGCGGAACATGGTGGCCCAGGCCTCGGAAAAGGTGGGGGAGGGCAGGGGCCTTGGGGAATCCCTGGCTGCCGGCGGGTTGTTCCCGGTTGTGGCGGTGCAGATGATGGGGGTTGGCGAGCACAGCGGGGCGCTCGAAGCCATGCTGGAAAAGGTGGCCGACCTCTACCAGGGCGAGGCCGAGGCCGCCATAGACTCCATGACCACCCTTCTGGAGCCTGTAATGATTCTTTGCATGGCGGTGGTTGTGGGTTTTGTGGTAATATCCATACTGTTGCCCATTTTTGAAATGAGCCAGCTTGCGGGCTGA
- a CDS encoding AMP-binding protein — protein MDARWDVSRVISKRASLTPEKTAIIFEDTPVTYRELYFGANRFARYLISKGMKKGDRLSMVALNCVEFLEVYFACARLGIIFVPLNWRLTAPELQYQINDSGAKMIVFQDAFIPSLAPIKSSVKVDHWVYLTGFMPGLPPCPDWAEDYALVKNLSEEELPQPEPVYLNDPLAIVYTSGVTGNPKGAVLSHGQTYFKIFQIALYTGGGPENVILAQLPLFHSGGLFIVATPSLMGGATMIMRAGFDPNQFAEDIERYKANVVFALTTMWRFVLSSGKLDTVDVSSVQTVVGGGERTPPSLFTDLAARGLYLQQGFGQTECSAMTVMPVADIQRKMGSVGKPGAFVHIWVGNAQGEELKRGQIGEIMAQGPTVMSGYWNLPEKTREAIAPTGALYTGDLGYMDDEGFLYIVDRAKDMYRSGGENVYPAEVEKVLASHPEVANAAIVGVPDDKWGETGMAFVLPLMGKSPTEADIRTWLDGRLAKYKHPTHITFVADLPYTATMKIKKADLKAEAKKLLAEKA, from the coding sequence ATGGACGCACGATGGGACGTAAGCCGGGTCATTTCCAAAAGGGCCAGCCTCACCCCGGAAAAGACAGCCATCATTTTCGAGGACACGCCCGTAACCTACCGCGAGCTTTATTTCGGGGCCAACCGCTTCGCCCGCTACCTTATTTCCAAGGGCATGAAAAAGGGCGACCGGCTTTCCATGGTGGCCTTGAACTGCGTGGAATTTCTGGAAGTCTACTTCGCCTGCGCGCGCCTGGGAATCATCTTCGTGCCGCTCAACTGGCGGCTCACCGCCCCTGAGCTTCAGTACCAGATCAACGACAGCGGCGCGAAAATGATCGTGTTCCAGGACGCCTTCATTCCAAGCCTGGCGCCCATAAAAAGCTCGGTCAAGGTTGACCACTGGGTCTATCTCACAGGCTTCATGCCCGGCCTTCCGCCCTGCCCGGACTGGGCCGAAGATTATGCCCTGGTGAAAAATCTCTCCGAGGAGGAGCTTCCCCAGCCCGAACCGGTGTATCTTAATGACCCATTGGCCATTGTTTACACATCCGGGGTCACGGGTAACCCAAAAGGGGCGGTTTTGTCCCATGGCCAGACCTACTTCAAGATTTTCCAGATCGCCCTCTACACCGGAGGCGGGCCGGAAAACGTGATTTTGGCCCAGCTTCCGCTTTTCCATTCGGGCGGCCTTTTCATCGTGGCCACCCCGTCCTTGATGGGCGGAGCCACCATGATCATGCGGGCCGGCTTCGACCCCAACCAGTTCGCCGAAGACATCGAACGCTACAAGGCCAACGTGGTTTTCGCCTTAACCACCATGTGGCGCTTCGTCTTGAGTTCCGGCAAGCTCGACACCGTGGACGTAAGCTCGGTGCAGACCGTGGTGGGCGGCGGCGAACGCACGCCCCCCAGCCTTTTCACCGACCTTGCCGCACGCGGGCTCTATCTCCAGCAGGGCTTCGGCCAGACAGAATGCTCGGCCATGACCGTGATGCCTGTTGCCGACATCCAGCGCAAAATGGGCTCGGTGGGAAAACCGGGCGCTTTTGTCCACATTTGGGTCGGAAACGCCCAGGGCGAAGAACTGAAGCGCGGCCAGATCGGCGAGATCATGGCCCAGGGGCCGACGGTGATGAGCGGCTACTGGAACCTTCCCGAAAAGACCCGCGAGGCCATAGCCCCCACAGGAGCGCTCTACACCGGCGACCTTGGATACATGGACGACGAGGGCTTTCTCTACATCGTGGACCGGGCCAAGGACATGTACCGTTCCGGCGGCGAAAACGTGTATCCCGCCGAGGTGGAAAAGGTGCTGGCCTCACATCCTGAAGTGGCCAACGCGGCGATTGTCGGGGTGCCCGATGACAAGTGGGGCGAAACCGGCATGGCCTTCGTTCTGCCGCTGATGGGGAAATCCCCCACGGAAGCCGACATCCGCACCTGGCTCGACGGCAGGCTCGCCAAGTACAAGCACCCCACCCACATCACCTTTGTGGCGGACCTGCCGTACACCGCCACCATGAAGATCAAGAAGGCTGATTTAAAGGCGGAGGCGAAAAAACTTCTGGCCGAGAAAGCTTAA
- a CDS encoding class II fructose-bisphosphate aldolase, with protein MSTTGYSKDFERALEVGRPPNIKRLFPNSKALIVSGKAADRAASAKGGCMILAANGRNHITIRGVLAAAQRANAVVILEIARSEGTYCPTTFFNIARQCDQVMNELHMTVPVVIHADHYGIKKPSDLKFAKQEIPTIFEAGITSIAIDASHLPDDENLLSVLDLYPVIPDWSGLETEVGEIKGESGLSTPEEALFLIRGLNAHGISPEWIALNNGTTHGIEATGAGINVELTAKIHEAIRPYAVSGAQHGTSGNSTEKLKAIAARTRTTKANVATAFQMIAWGLDVNDYGNAQFGPDGQFVKKKGQGVMDELWEEMTAYAASKGLKGGDYKKLNLPFESAIMAQPTAIRERMAKAVEDFAYGLIKNVFNSADTAPFAIEALLSAGSHDLGPKAGVIENPAEWTPEKIRERAKTLAQEAETAGNFDD; from the coding sequence ATGAGCACCACGGGATACAGCAAGGACTTTGAAAGAGCTCTCGAAGTTGGAAGACCCCCCAACATCAAAAGGCTTTTCCCCAATTCCAAGGCCCTTATCGTGAGCGGCAAGGCCGCCGACCGGGCGGCAAGCGCCAAGGGCGGGTGCATGATCCTGGCCGCCAACGGACGCAACCACATCACCATAAGGGGCGTTCTGGCCGCAGCCCAGCGGGCCAACGCGGTGGTTATACTGGAGATCGCGCGCTCCGAGGGCACCTATTGTCCCACCACCTTCTTTAACATCGCCCGCCAGTGCGACCAGGTCATGAACGAGCTTCACATGACGGTTCCGGTGGTGATCCACGCCGACCACTACGGAATAAAGAAGCCGTCAGACCTTAAATTCGCCAAGCAGGAAATCCCCACCATTTTCGAGGCGGGCATCACCTCCATAGCCATCGACGCAAGCCATCTTCCCGACGACGAAAACCTTCTCTCGGTCCTGGACCTCTACCCGGTCATTCCCGACTGGAGCGGCCTTGAAACCGAGGTGGGCGAAATAAAGGGCGAAAGCGGGCTTTCCACCCCGGAGGAGGCGCTTTTTCTGATACGGGGCTTAAACGCCCACGGCATATCACCGGAATGGATAGCCCTCAATAACGGCACCACCCACGGGATCGAGGCCACCGGAGCGGGAATCAACGTGGAGCTTACGGCGAAAATCCACGAGGCCATAAGGCCCTACGCGGTCTCCGGCGCCCAGCACGGAACCAGCGGCAACTCCACTGAAAAATTGAAGGCCATAGCCGCCAGGACCCGCACCACCAAGGCCAACGTGGCCACGGCCTTTCAGATGATAGCCTGGGGCCTTGATGTCAACGATTACGGAAACGCCCAGTTCGGGCCGGACGGCCAGTTCGTGAAGAAGAAGGGCCAGGGCGTGATGGATGAACTCTGGGAGGAGATGACCGCCTACGCCGCGTCCAAGGGCTTAAAGGGCGGAGACTACAAAAAGTTGAATCTTCCCTTTGAATCCGCCATAATGGCCCAGCCCACCGCGATTCGGGAGCGCATGGCCAAGGCTGTGGAGGATTTCGCCTACGGACTCATCAAAAACGTCTTCAACAGCGCCGACACCGCCCCCTTTGCCATTGAAGCCCTTCTTTCGGCGGGCTCCCACGACCTCGGCCCCAAGGCGGGAGTGATCGAGAACCCGGCGGAATGGACGCCGGAAAAAATCCGGGAAAGGGCGAAAACCCTGGCCCAGGAGGCGGAGACGGCGGGAAATTTCGATGACTGA
- the gspG gene encoding type II secretion system major pseudopilin GspG yields the protein MKKIRKGTANEAGFTLLELMVVIVILGILAVAVVPKFMDAPDKAKVSRAKMDMEALDTAINRYRLDVGHYPGTDQGLTALVTPPTSAEDAARWAKGGYIKGGKTPQDPWKHDYIYTCPGTHGDFDLTSLGADGQAGGEDYNADINSWEIE from the coding sequence ATGAAAAAAATCCGCAAAGGGACCGCAAATGAGGCGGGTTTCACCCTTCTTGAACTCATGGTTGTCATAGTCATTCTGGGAATCCTTGCGGTTGCGGTGGTTCCCAAGTTCATGGACGCCCCTGACAAGGCCAAGGTTTCCAGGGCCAAAATGGACATGGAGGCCCTGGACACGGCCATCAACCGTTACAGGCTGGACGTGGGGCATTATCCCGGAACCGACCAGGGGCTTACGGCCCTTGTCACCCCGCCCACCAGCGCCGAAGACGCGGCGCGCTGGGCCAAGGGCGGCTACATCAAGGGCGGGAAGACGCCCCAGGACCCCTGGAAGCACGATTACATTTACACCTGCCCCGGAACGCACGGGGATTTCGATTTGACGTCCCTGGGCGCTGACGGCCAGGCGGGCGGCGAAGATTATAACGCCGACATCAACAGCTGGGAAATAGAGTGA
- a CDS encoding AMP-binding protein produces the protein MIITEILARNARMYGADTALVERDPEKRLRREISWQAFHETGNRLANALIKRGVQKGDRVICLMTNCLEWLPVYFGILRTGAVAAPLNFRFGADEIRHCANVAEARAFIFGPEFTGKIASIKKDLDKTVGTYIFSGVRDLCPDWAVLLSDFIDSEPPDDPSVEIVLADRAAIYFTSGTTGTPKAALLTHRNLEFACYLENRHHNQTRRDNFLCIPPLYHAGAKMHWFGNFIVGAKAVILKGVKPEWILEAVSEEEATVVWLLVPWALDILFAIKSGEVRLSKYKLSQWRLMHIGAQPVPPSLVLEWLKQFPNQQYDTNYGLTECSGPGCVHLGVENPHKVGAIGRPGFDWETRITDMDGGPVKPGEPGELWVRGPGVMTGYYRNAEATEAVLKDGWLATGDMAKTDEDGFIWLVDRKKDVIISGGENIYPVEIENFLHTHDKIADAAVIGLPSLRLGEIPAAVIKVKEGQTITMEELDAFCEGLPRYKRPRRYFFGEVPRNPTGKIEKPKLRKRYAGMEESFKVAKE, from the coding sequence GTGATAATCACAGAGATATTGGCCCGTAACGCGCGGATGTACGGCGCGGACACGGCCCTCGTGGAAAGGGACCCCGAAAAGCGGCTGAGGCGCGAGATTTCCTGGCAGGCTTTTCACGAAACCGGCAACCGGCTCGCCAATGCCCTTATCAAAAGGGGCGTCCAAAAGGGCGACCGCGTGATATGCCTTATGACCAACTGCCTGGAGTGGCTTCCGGTCTATTTCGGAATCCTTCGCACAGGGGCGGTGGCAGCCCCCCTCAATTTCCGTTTCGGGGCCGATGAAATCCGCCACTGCGCCAATGTAGCCGAGGCCAGGGCCTTCATCTTCGGGCCGGAATTCACGGGAAAAATCGCCTCCATCAAAAAAGACCTCGATAAAACCGTGGGCACCTACATTTTTTCCGGCGTAAGGGACCTCTGCCCCGACTGGGCCGTGCTTCTTTCGGATTTTATCGATAGCGAGCCCCCGGACGACCCTTCAGTCGAAATCGTCCTTGCCGACCGGGCCGCCATCTATTTTACCAGCGGCACCACCGGAACTCCCAAGGCCGCCCTTCTCACCCACCGGAACCTGGAATTCGCCTGTTATCTCGAAAACCGCCACCACAACCAAACAAGGCGCGACAACTTCCTGTGCATCCCCCCCCTTTACCACGCCGGGGCCAAGATGCACTGGTTCGGCAACTTCATAGTGGGCGCCAAGGCCGTCATATTAAAGGGCGTAAAGCCCGAATGGATACTTGAGGCCGTGAGCGAAGAGGAGGCCACGGTGGTCTGGCTCCTGGTCCCCTGGGCCCTGGACATCCTTTTCGCCATAAAATCCGGCGAGGTCCGTCTTTCCAAGTATAAGCTCTCCCAATGGCGGCTCATGCACATAGGGGCCCAGCCCGTGCCGCCGAGCCTGGTGCTTGAATGGCTGAAGCAGTTCCCGAACCAGCAGTACGACACCAACTACGGCCTGACCGAGTGTTCGGGGCCGGGCTGCGTACATCTGGGCGTTGAAAACCCCCACAAGGTGGGGGCCATAGGACGCCCCGGCTTTGACTGGGAAACCAGGATCACCGATATGGATGGCGGCCCCGTGAAGCCGGGCGAGCCGGGCGAACTCTGGGTGCGCGGGCCGGGAGTCATGACCGGGTATTACAGGAACGCAGAAGCCACGGAAGCGGTACTCAAAGACGGCTGGCTCGCAACGGGCGACATGGCCAAAACCGACGAGGACGGCTTCATCTGGCTGGTTGACCGCAAAAAGGACGTGATCATCTCCGGCGGGGAAAACATCTATCCGGTCGAGATCGAAAACTTCCTGCACACCCATGACAAAATCGCCGACGCCGCCGTTATCGGCCTTCCGAGCCTTCGGCTGGGGGAGATTCCCGCAGCGGTGATAAAGGTGAAGGAGGGGCAAACCATAACGATGGAGGAGCTTGACGCCTTCTGCGAGGGGCTTCCCCGGTACAAGCGTCCCAGGCGCTACTTTTTCGGCGAGGTTCCGCGAAACCCCACGGGAAAGATCGAAAAGCCCAAGCTCCGCAAGCGCTACGCCGGCATGGAGGAAAGTTTCAAGGTGGCCAAGGAATGA
- a CDS encoding FAD-dependent oxidoreductase, with the protein MKKVTIVGAGLSGLTAAIILAREGCEVTVLEQKGGIGGASLHASTVIGRELCFADMTPLDLDAMGRYLGFPMSLGSSSAPFCNPLPVLRMRAFGEVIELKFPDNVHMKMVERGSRASSIDMHLYSLAKDSGVTFSFDTKVSSRKDFAGLPPGSIVATGMFRQAFEALDIPYTKAYGYFAGGIAPVGKNPFCVAYFNEHTQDYAYYASANGVGAAVLFQRGKPLSVEALDWFPKQLAIDEGLEFPEWRMIENMVGTPTESFSNPRLFSGNLILTGTLAGMQDPSMVLGVHGALVSGKIAAMAVNDRDAAQKEFARMNKWWKLSYFTRRFLWATHPWGPRRLVPAVLKLQSHMDPRYMWMVNPAVPGYMRLP; encoded by the coding sequence ATGAAAAAGGTAACCATCGTCGGGGCGGGGCTTTCGGGGCTGACTGCGGCCATCATTCTTGCGCGCGAAGGCTGCGAGGTGACGGTGCTTGAGCAAAAGGGCGGGATCGGCGGGGCGTCTCTCCACGCTTCCACCGTCATCGGGCGCGAGCTCTGCTTCGCGGACATGACTCCTTTAGACCTTGACGCCATGGGCCGGTATCTTGGCTTTCCCATGTCGCTGGGCTCCAGTTCCGCGCCTTTTTGCAATCCCCTGCCTGTTCTTCGCATGAGGGCCTTCGGAGAGGTCATAGAGCTAAAGTTCCCCGATAACGTCCACATGAAGATGGTGGAGCGCGGCTCACGGGCCTCTTCCATAGACATGCACCTTTATAGCCTTGCCAAAGACAGCGGAGTAACCTTTTCCTTCGATACAAAGGTCAGCTCGCGCAAGGATTTCGCGGGTCTGCCGCCCGGCTCCATAGTGGCCACGGGCATGTTCCGGCAGGCCTTCGAGGCCCTTGATATCCCCTACACCAAGGCATACGGATATTTTGCCGGAGGGATAGCGCCTGTCGGTAAAAATCCCTTTTGCGTTGCCTATTTTAACGAACACACCCAGGATTACGCCTATTACGCCTCGGCCAACGGCGTTGGCGCGGCGGTTCTCTTTCAGCGGGGCAAGCCGCTTTCGGTGGAGGCCCTTGATTGGTTCCCGAAGCAACTTGCAATTGATGAGGGCCTCGAATTTCCCGAATGGCGCATGATCGAAAACATGGTGGGCACCCCCACGGAGTCCTTTTCCAATCCACGGCTTTTTTCAGGCAACCTCATTCTTACCGGAACCCTTGCCGGAATGCAGGACCCCTCAATGGTGCTGGGCGTTCACGGGGCTCTCGTATCCGGCAAAATCGCGGCAATGGCGGTGAACGACCGCGATGCGGCCCAAAAGGAATTCGCCCGCATGAACAAGTGGTGGAAGCTGAGCTATTTCACCCGCAGGTTCCTGTGGGCCACCCATCCCTGGGGTCCCAGAAGGCTGGTCCCGGCGGTCCTGAAGCTCCAGTCCCACATGGACCCAAGATACATGTGGATGGTAAACCCGGCTGTACCCGGATATATGCGCCTGCCCTGA
- a CDS encoding NUDIX domain-containing protein, with protein sequence MPPREKHFCHFCGHPLVLKQAEGRERLWCEACQAPLYENPVPATAVVVVDALDRICFVRRGAEPHIGGWCLPGGFMEIGESAEECALRELYEETSLKGRIGDLLGVTVSRTFANNCVLLVGYLVRDYSGSPLAGDDASDIGFFAEEDFPEIVFESHKRFVRIYQAGYREI encoded by the coding sequence ATGCCCCCACGGGAAAAGCATTTCTGCCATTTTTGCGGTCACCCCCTGGTTCTTAAGCAGGCCGAGGGCCGGGAACGCCTCTGGTGCGAGGCCTGCCAGGCCCCCCTCTATGAAAACCCGGTTCCCGCCACCGCCGTTGTGGTGGTTGACGCGCTGGACCGCATCTGCTTCGTGCGGCGGGGGGCCGAGCCTCACATCGGCGGCTGGTGCCTTCCGGGCGGGTTCATGGAGATAGGCGAAAGCGCCGAGGAGTGCGCCCTCCGGGAACTTTACGAGGAAACCTCCCTTAAGGGGCGCATCGGGGACCTTCTGGGAGTCACGGTAAGCCGCACCTTCGCCAACAACTGCGTTCTTCTGGTGGGCTATCTCGTTAGGGACTACTCGGGCTCCCCCCTTGCGGGCGATGATGCGAGCGACATAGGTTTTTTCGCAGAAGAGGATTTTCCGGAAATAGTGTTCGAGAGCCACAAGCGTTTTGTCCGCATCTACCAGGCAGGTTACAGAGAGATATAG
- a CDS encoding lipid-transfer protein, whose translation MRRVNVIGVGMTKFTSPKAGIPYSEMGKAALTDAIADAGIEYREIEQAYTGWVYADSCAGQQVLYPFGMTGIPVVNVNNNCSTGSSALFLARQAVAVGLVECALALGFEQMTPGALGLVFPDRPFPMQKFFEKLFEFQAPTPGAAPTALLFGGAGLEYQQKYGIPDSVFAQISVKARKHAKHNERAIFRDEVTVEQVLESPKQFGPLTRLQCCPPTCGAAAAIVCSDDFAKKHGIEKPVYIAAQSMKTDFASTFEGASPMRIVGYDLTAAAAKEVYEMAGTGPEEVDVVELHDCFTSNELITYEGLGLTPEGTAEKFIMGGDNTYGGKYVTNPSGGLLSKGHPLGATGLAQCAELTWQLRGQCGPRQVEGAKIGLQHNIGLGGCCVVAMYKKDA comes from the coding sequence ATGCGCAGAGTAAACGTCATCGGCGTAGGCATGACCAAGTTCACCAGCCCCAAGGCGGGCATACCCTACAGCGAAATGGGCAAGGCGGCCCTTACCGACGCCATCGCCGACGCGGGCATAGAGTACAGGGAAATCGAACAGGCCTACACCGGTTGGGTTTACGCCGATTCCTGTGCGGGCCAGCAGGTGCTTTACCCCTTCGGCATGACGGGCATTCCCGTGGTGAACGTCAACAACAACTGCTCCACCGGTTCAAGCGCCCTTTTCCTGGCCCGGCAGGCGGTGGCGGTAGGGCTTGTTGAATGCGCCCTGGCCCTTGGTTTCGAGCAGATGACCCCCGGAGCCCTTGGCCTTGTTTTTCCCGACAGGCCCTTTCCCATGCAGAAATTTTTCGAGAAGCTCTTCGAGTTCCAGGCCCCCACGCCCGGAGCCGCGCCCACGGCACTTCTTTTCGGCGGAGCGGGGCTTGAGTACCAGCAGAAATACGGAATCCCCGATTCCGTATTCGCGCAGATTTCGGTAAAGGCGCGCAAACACGCCAAGCATAACGAACGGGCCATTTTCCGCGATGAAGTCACCGTGGAGCAGGTTCTGGAGTCCCCCAAGCAATTCGGGCCGCTCACCCGCCTCCAGTGCTGCCCGCCCACCTGCGGGGCCGCCGCCGCCATAGTGTGCTCGGACGATTTCGCCAAGAAGCACGGAATCGAAAAACCCGTCTACATCGCGGCCCAATCCATGAAAACCGACTTTGCCTCAACCTTCGAGGGCGCAAGCCCCATGCGGATAGTGGGTTACGACCTCACTGCGGCGGCGGCAAAGGAAGTTTACGAAATGGCGGGGACCGGCCCTGAGGAAGTGGACGTGGTCGAGCTTCACGACTGCTTTACGTCAAACGAACTTATAACCTACGAGGGCCTTGGGCTCACCCCCGAAGGCACAGCCGAGAAATTCATAATGGGCGGCGACAACACCTACGGCGGAAAGTACGTGACCAACCCTTCGGGCGGGCTTTTATCCAAGGGTCACCCCCTGGGAGCCACGGGCCTTGCCCAGTGCGCCGAGCTTACCTGGCAGCTTCGCGGCCAGTGCGGCCCCCGCCAGGTGGAAGGGGCGAAAATCGGCCTTCAGCACAATATCGGCCTGGGCGGGTGTTGTGTGGTGGCGATGTATAAGAAGGACGCTTAA